The window GACCCCCAAACTCTCTAGCCTTTTAGTGTCTAGGTTCCTTCTACATCCTGCCATTCCATTTAGACCCCACTCCTGTgcctacggaaaccctggtggcgtagtggttaagtgctatggctgcgaaccaaaaggtcggcagttcgaatccactaggtgctccttagaaactctatggggcagttctactccgtcctatagggtcgctatgagtcggaattgactcgatggcaacgggtttttggtttcctGTGCCTTCACCCTGCCGTTGTAGCCTCTAAGAGCTTTCCAGCTTCTGAAATCCACCTGCTGACTGCAGTTTCCCTCTTTCCCGTAACTTTCTGCCTCTCCCCAGATGCTGTTCTTTTCTTCCCCTCACACAGACCTCCAGGTCCTCAAGACCACCTTGTTCTCACCACCTGTTCAtgttcttttccctgttttcctACCCTACCTCACCAACTATCTCAAAGCCCTTGTCTCTCTGTCCCCTACCTTAGATGAATCCAACCATTCACCTTCAGTGGGATCATTCTAAAAATCAAAGTTGGTTAATTATTTGCTTTCCTACAAACCTCTAGACCTTATCCACAAGCCACAGGACTGGTGATTCTAAGGATAAGGGCTGGCTTCCTGCCTGGCCTTGAAGGCCCTGTATACTAGGCCTCCTGCAAGCTTCTTCAGCCTCATCTCCGCCCACTACCCTCCACTAGCCATACGACccttgtcagggattgaattgtgtccccccaaaatacgtgtatcaatttggctaggccatgattcccagcattgtgtgattattcaccattttatcatctgatgtgattttcctttgtgttgtaaatcctgcctctatgatgttaatgaggggggatgggtggcagttgtgttagtgaggcaggactcaatttacaaggttggattgtgtcttgaggcaatctcttttgagatacaaaagagagaaatgagcagagagacacagggacctcgtacctccaagaaagcagttctggaagcagagtgcatcctttggacccgggattcctgtgcagagaagtccttagttcaggggaagattgatgagaaggatcttcctcgagaaccaacagagagaaaaaggcttcccctggagctgacgccctgaatttgggcttgtagcttactttactgcgaggaaataattttctctttgttaaagccatattcacgtgtggtatttctgttatagcagcactagatgactaagacaaccttgCATGTTCAACTCCTGTTTTTAGCCACTTCCAGCCCCTTTCATGAACTGCATCTGTGTAGCAGATTTTTATCTCACCCATTTTTCCCTTGGCTGACTTCtaactttattttaaaacctAATTCTTTCTGTGGGTAGACATATCTGTATGTGAAGGCACAGAGCAAGACCTGTAAAGCACACACCATAAAAACAGATAAACAAGTTGCTACATCTGTGGAGGGCAAGAGCAATCGGGACTGAGGGAGAGTTGGCCAAAGCCTACTTTAGCTTTATCTGTaaaatctctgattttttttacaaGCAGATTTGTATCATGCATTTATTACTTGTGAGATATAAACACAAACAAATGAACCAGGTCAATACCAGGAAGCCTTCCCCAAACTTCCTAGGTAGATGGAGATGTTGTCTACTCTGGAATCTAATAGCACTCTCCCTCCCCCGCTCCCCACCTGGTAATAAGAAATACTATGTTGCATTATAATTTGTTTGTGGCCATTTTCTTTAGACGGGGAACCCCCAAAAGGTGCAAACTTTATCTGATTCATGCTCCCAGTTCCTAACAAAGTGTCTGCCAGAGCATATGCTCAGGGAGTGCTGAATCCAATGAATTGATTTTGCTAATGGACTTCTCCCAAAGACCTCGCCGAGGGACAGAATTGATGCTAGTCCTGAGAGGCTTATTGGAGTAGTTTTCAGCATTCAAGGAAGACTGTCTCTGGGAGTCTGAAATGTGGGCTGAGGAGTTTGAAAAGCACTAGGGTTGTATCAATATGAGGGGGCTGGATCAGGGCCCCACAAGGCCAGGACCCAGTTCAGCGCTGCTGTCTCACTATTTGGCATGCTCCTCCTGATGCCGCTGCCTCCTCAGCATCTAGTCTGAGGGCATGGGATGTATCCTCAAACATTAACACTGGTCAAGCCCAGCCCTGATCTGTATCTACAAGACAGAGAGGCAGCAGGCTGCTCCCATACCCGCAGGATCAGAGAGTTAGGAATTAGGGGACAGGGTTCCAGACTGGCTTGGAACAGCTATCTGAGGGGTTTGAAGATGGCACCTGGGATCCTAGCTTCTTGGTAGGGGTCTGTAGCTTTTACAATTTTCAAGAGAAATTGAAGCTCCCAGGTCGAAGGGTCCTTCTTaggccgtttttttttttttttgcctataggCAAAAAGCAAAGGAATGGCCTTACAGGGTCAACAAGATTAGAACTGGAGAGTGGATGGGGGTGGTGGCTTCTAGAGTTGGTGAAGTGTGTCCCCCTGTGGCCAATGCAACCCTTTAGACTTGTGAGGATGTGCAAGTGGTGAGGCAGCTGCAGAAGGGTCTCTACCAGTCTCCCAATAATACCCCTCAGCCAGCTCCGGTATTCATCCCCAAATACGACAGTGTTCCTGGGGTCCTAGGGTAGTGAGTTGGGCAGGGGCTAGGTTCTTGGACCCCTAAGGAGATAATGCCAGGGGTGGTGTGGGGTAGGATTCAGCGAGCAGCCCTTCCCACTTCTCCCATCACCTCTATTTCCTTCTGAGCTATCTACCCCCAACCCCACCATGGGCCTCAGAATTACTAAAAGGGCATCAGACCAGATGCACTACATGTCTTAAGACCTCAATAAAAAAACATTCCCAGTCTGCCCATCTCTTTGTAACTTTTATTTACAACAGGCTTAGTAGTTTTATTCCTCCATCTTTAGGAATAATTGACATCAACAGCCAGTTGCAAAGTCCGCAGTAAAGTCAAATTCATTCTGCCCCAGCCACAGCTCTGGAAGGTCACTAGCTTGGTCCAGTCCCAGTTCTACCACCAGCGACATCAGCACCTCTTCGTCCACGGGGTCTGAATCGATGATAGCCGGGCTCTGGCCACCAGTAGGAGATTCTgacccttcctctccctccagAGCCCCAAGGGCCCAGTTTTGTAGGAACCCTTCCTCCCCGGGTTGGTCTGGAGGGGTGGTATCCATCCCATAATACTGGCTATTAAGTTTCTGCAGCTGCATACTGGCCAGCAGGTGTGGGGCAGGGTGTAGGTTGAAGGGTGGGGATTTGGTGGGAGAGGTGGTAGGAGAGCCCATTGGAGATGGAGATCCTGAGAAACTAGTGGGAGCCTCACTGGCCTTGGTTCCATTTGAGGCCACCCCAGGGTAGTGCAGAATGGCCACTGCTTTGTGATCTTTCACTTCCAAGTCAGGGTAGGCCAGAGAGCTCATCTCTTCGTCGGCATCCTAGAAGACAGAAAAAGGCGTGTCATAGCACCTGTCCTTGGCTTTTTCCTTGCCATTCAGCAGGCCCAGAGGGGCCCTACATATGCTTTATTTGAGGCTAGTGGGAGAGAGGTAGCAAGAGGGCTTCCTGGAGAGCTGGGACCCCAGCTTGAGCATCCTTTTGCTCCCATGGCTCTGAGCACTGAGCTCAGTCCCAAGTTCTAGTGCTGGGGCACCTGCCATCCTAAATGGGTTCGTAATTTTTATTCCCCTTCCTCTGATCTCCAGCTCACCATTCTTAAAAGGGCATCTCGTTGGTCCTCTTCTCAGCTTCATTTTAACATTTTCAACGGAGTGAtctttttccaattttatttttctgctccCTTCCCCGCCATTTTTCAACACCTCTAAAGGGCTCAATTTGGCCATGTTTAGGCAAAAGTTATTCTTGTTCTCACCAGAGAAAGCCCTGCTGTCTCCTCTCTACCAAAGGACATTAGATATCCCACTCAGGAGGGCTTAGCACATGATCCACCCTAGACACGTCAGTCTTTCCATGCCTCAGTGTCTCCCCCTGTAAAATGGCAAAACTTACCTCCTTCACAGGTGAGGTGCCACCCTTGACATCCAGTGCAGGTCTCGACATAGTTGGCATTTCAGAGCCTTGGCAGAAGTCGGATAAATCGGTGAGAGATGATCCTTCCAGCTGGAACTGTTGTGCTGTATGTGAGAGAGAAAACATGGTAAGGACAAAAGGCTTTACTCATCAAGAAAGCACTAACGAGGCTTGAAGCTGAGCAACTCCACACCGTTACAAGAGAACAAAGGTGACAAAGTTAGACCTGAGACCAGAGACCACCTGAGCAAAGGGAGAAAATAAAGCTGGAACTTTTGCCTGGGATAGGAAAGGTGCTTGATTTATTCAGCCAGGTGCTGCTCAGACAGCCAGCTGCCCACATCACCGGGAGGCAACACACTTGACTGTTTCCTCATGCAAGTGATTGGGGGAGTGGGGAGGAAGATGGTGCTGCTCCTGGTTCTGAGGGCAGGAACATCCTTACATGAGCTGTCGCAATGGGCAATCAATACCAGAGCTGGAGAGCCTGGGCAGCCATTGGGTCTGAGAGAAAGTGAGGAGTCAGGGCAAGGAAGACCTAGAAAGCTCTGGAGGCTGCAGCACAAGACAGGGAAGGAACAAGTCCCCGTAGCAAATGTCGCAGGGCTCCAAAGCCCTGCCTTGAGGCATATCTGTTAGAGAACAAGACTGATCACTGTGTTCTGGGAGCTCTGAGGCAGCCAGAGTcagagagcagctaggaatatcTCAGTTTCTTCCATGCCTCAAGGCTCCTCCAAGACTGTCCCAGCACTGGGCTTTCCCAGGACATCTGCCCCAGAGCTCTCAGCCCAGCTATACTCACCTGTAGTGACAGGTGGTCATAATTCTTTCTAGAGgaaaaactgagacacagaaatTCAATGGCTTTCCAGTCAAGCAGCAGTGGTTCTGGGACCAGGATCTAGCTAGCACTCCTATGCCCACGTGGCTCACCTGACCAGTGGCCAGGTCATCATACTTCGAATAACTCAAATGGCTGCAGGAAAAATGATTCTTTGGCTCAAGTGCCACAGGATAAGAGgatgaaagaaaaagaactcCCCCCCAAACCAGAAAATAAAACACCTCTGCAAACTCCCGTTATTTTCCTAGaagctttttcttaaaaaaaaaaaaaaaaaaagctccatatACACTAGCTGCAATTGGTAAATTAGAGCACCATCTCTCTGTATCACCTTTGCACCACTTactgtgggggtggggtggggcaggctgtaagaaaaatagggaaaaaagaaaacatgagtaAAAACAATCATCAGTTTCTGGGTCCCCCACCACTGCTTGTTTGGAGCCCTGCTCCTTCAAGCCAGTGATCATATCCCTCCTTCTAATCCACATCGTCTTAGAGAACCCTAACCCCGTTGCCGTCGAGGCAATTtctacttatagcaaccctacagaacagaatagaactgtcccatagggtttccaagaagcagctggtggattcgaactagcaCCTTCAATATCAAAGAATTTTCATGTTCTAAGAAAAATGTCGGGGGGGGGGCCCTGCCCATCTATTCCCATTCATATCCACTTTTCCCTCTCCTTTATGCCGCCTGTTACTGGAACGTACAAAACAAGAACAAGAACCacagagaacaggaaaaagagcGAAGAAAAAACTACCTCTGTTCTGATATCAGTTTGTGAGAAAGACCATTTTACCATCTCTTTTCAGGGTGTGAGCTCCTCTAGGCACGACCCTGTCTTCATTCAGGTCTGCAGCCTCCCATCGTCATCCCCGCCACCCGCCCAGACCCCAAGCCCAGGCCTGTACTCCGTAGGCGCTCAGTAAGTGTTATTCAGTCTATCTTGAAGAAACAACCAATTTCGGTTAGAATTCCCGACCCTGCTTCCCCAATTTTCCACCTCTCCCCTAACCCCACAATCCATTCGAGGGCAAAACTTGGCAGCGACTAAACGTGCCAGCCAACTCTCCAAGCCTCGAGCCGACCACTGCGAGAAACAGCAGTGAGAGGCGGCTGGGAAACAGAGCAACAAGTGTCTCCTCACCGACTGGTCCCTCGCGGCTCCCGGCCCCACAGCCTACCCTTAGCTTTAGCCCTCTCCCTCCTAGAGGgtggtgggaaggagaaaggaaagagagaggagagagaaaggttGTCTTTCACCTGTTGAGAGACCAAAAGTTAAAATGACACCAACCAGATGGTTCCATCTCGATTGCTAGTTTCTCACTCTGAAGGAGAAATTTTAAATTCCAAACAACACTGCGGCTTGATTTGGACGAGCTCTAGTCAGACCAGTCAGTTTTGCCACCTGAAAACGAAAGGCCCGTTGTTTGCAGACAGCTCGGCTGCCCTCCTCCCCACATCTCAGGTGCAGCCGCCGGTGCTAGAGGTGGCTAGCAGCATCCCTGCAACGTGGGCGCGAGCTCCCAGAGACCGTTTCCGCAACTGCCGGATCAGAAACTGATCCTAGAGACTGAAGGGCTAGAAGGGGAGCGGCGCGGGGTCTTCGCCCCGGTGGCGAGTTTGGAGCCGGGCGTTGTTTCCGGGCGCGGGGGCGCACTCCATCGCCGGCCGCTCCCGCGCCTCACACTTACTTAGCGCCCACCGAGCCCCCTACGCGGTCCCAGGTTGAGCCTCCCCCCTTAGCCAAGCCGTCTGCGGTCAGTGTTCTAACCCCGCCGAAGGGAAGAGAGCAAGAAAACCTCGGAGAGGTGCGATAACTTGCCAAGGTCACAGCGCTAGAAAGTGGCGAAGCCGGGATTCGCAGTCTGACTGATTCCAAGTCTGGTGTTCCGCTGGGCACCGACTGAGCAAGCAGCCGAGGAGCCGGGCCAGACCGCCCTCCTTTATAGGGAGAGGGGTGTGTgcatggggggtgggggtgtgagTGTGGGCGTGTATGGGGGGAGAGCCGAGGTCGATTGGGTAGCAGAGGCAAGTTGCGCAAATTCCCTAACTCCCACCCCGCAATTCCGCTGAACTCGGCCTGAAAAGCCCCTTTCGTCTCCAGTCCTGAAGGAAACCTGAGTTTTGTGCAGCCCCGGAGCCGGAGCGTCCAGATGTGGTCCGGGCGATTAGCAAAGTCGGTGGAAGACAAGCCGAAGAAAGCGCGGGCGCAGGGAGAAAAGGTGCTACCGTCTGCCTCGGAGAAGCTGGTATTTGGCCCGGCAGGCTGGCGCGGGCGCGCAGGCAAGCGAACAGGCGCGCGGGCGGGCGGGCAGGCGGCCGCGGCCCCTCCGCCCCCAGCACAGCAGCTTTCAAACAGAAAACAAGTCCGCCGAAGCCCTCCGGCCCGCCTGGCAGCCTCCAGACCCGGCCGACTGCTCTCACGCCCGCTCCGTGGGTGTCCCCGGCCCGGCGCCCTGCCCTGCGCCCTGCCGGGCGGCCCGGCTTACCTCCGCGAAGCCGCCTGCCCTGGAGAGAGGGAAACGCGCAGCCCGGTGAGTCGGGAGCGAAGCGGCGGAGAACCCAATCCCTGACACGCACGCCGCCTGCTCGAACGGGTCGCGCTTGGTGCCCACGGCCGCACCGGTGGCCACCCGACCCCGGGGAGCCTGGGAAAAGCCCGCACCGCCGCGCCGCGCCGCGCCACCGCCGCACCGCACCGTGCCGCGCCAAGCAGCCCTGGCCCGCGCCCGCCCGCAGCTTCGGCGCCGGACTTCGgggcggtggcggtggcggcCACCGCGCTCCCTTCCCCGCGCGGGGGACCCGGCTCTCAAGCCCTCATTGCCGCCCGGAGAGCCCTGACGCACATGCATACGGCAGCAGGCTGGCCTCGGCTAGGAATCCCAGGAAGGACAGACCCttccccccctcttttttttttttcctccccccaaTTTCCATGTCTTTATAACTGGCTTAGGGCATTATTAGCACATGTCCTGGCTCGTGGGCCAGTTGGTGGCAAAATCTGAACTGGATACTCACGGAGGGCCCGAGCGGGTTATACCTTCCTTGGCCCTCTTCCTAGTCGCTGGGAAGGGCCCCTAGCTGGCGGGCTGCTGGCGGGTGGCCGGGTGAAGCCAGCCTCCTTTCGGCGGCTCAGCGGTGCCCCTTCTGCAGCTGTGCCGCCGGGAACATTCTATAGTGGCGGCTGGCGTGTGTGGCCCTTTAAAGGCGCTCGAGCTGGTGCAGTCACCGCGGATCGTGTGAAAGCGAAGGGCCGGCTAGGGAGCGGAATCCTTGCTGCCCCGTCGATCCGGCAGCCTCGGGGACCTGCCACGGCTCCTGGGGTGGGGCTGGCAGACCTAAGCTGCGGGCTCTCCTCTGTTGGAGTCCCGGACGGCTCCTGCGGTTCTGAAGCTTCTGGGGCCCGGGCCTGGGGCCCGGGCTCTCCCCACCGCCCTGCATGGACTTGCCCAATAAATTCCACTTAGTAATTTCGTTGAGGCGAGAGAGAGCTATTAGTGTCTGTTTTCTGACCTAAATCTAACGGGTGGCCAGAGTGGGGTCCAGGGGGCTCGACGGAGAGCTGTGGGATCAGGAAATCACCCGGAGGAGGCCGACGAATACAAGACGGGGCCCGCGGAGCAGGATTTAGGTATTCTGCAAGGCTTTGTCGGAGCCAGTCGACATGCTTTGGGTTGCACCATCTCCCTGGTTGAAGGGCCGAGGCGTGGGGGTCCTTTTCCACTTGAAGTATCTGGATTCCGGGCAGAGCCGCACCAAGGTCTTATCTAGCAGCGGTGGCCTCCCTTGGAGGCCTGAGCCGGGGTTGGGTTTGAGTGTTTCTCTCCTGTGTCACCCAGGGCGGAAGAAGGCTGGCGGGAAGCGGACCGGAGAAATGATGCCCTCCGGGACCGTGGGGCCAGGTGCACCTCACAAAACTTGCCGAGAAGCCAAGGGCCAAGGTTTGCGGGGATCCCTCCTGCCTTCGTACGATGCCGGTCATTTTATTATGATTATAGAATCATTTCCATCTAGAAAGACCATTTCGCATTCAGAGCACATCTTTATGGGGTTGGGATGCTATCTTATAAATCCTTACAGGGAAAAAGGTCTGGGTCTTCTCCCTCAATTCGTGTTCTTTGTGACCAACAAGCTCCCATCTCACCTCTTACAGGAAGGCTACCAGGATTACTCTTGTATCAAACTCTCGTTTTGTCGCCTTTCAGAAGCAAGTACTTAGTTTGCACTGTTCATAAAACATGCTGTTTTAAAAGTCTTGATGTTAAAAAGGGGGGGATGTAATGAAGTTTTTGTCACTATGTATGTGTTCTGTCTTCTTAATTAAATTTGAAGATCTGaagcttttttttcctctttatttttttttagtactccCAAGTGTCCTGTATTTGCTCTTCTAACAAAGTTCTATTTGTTGACGGACTGACCAGCTTACTGACTTAGAGATGGGGAGCAAACCGAGGCACGGATCAAGGCCCTTCCTTGGCACGTGGAGGAAGCTGGGGCGAGTGCCCTGGACGCCCGGTAAACCTTTTCTCCACTTCGGAAAGCTGCCTAGCGCActtccactcctcccctcccccaccccgtcCCAATTCAAATCCCCGGTGACAACCACATCCTACCCTCCATCTCTGCACCTTCTCACTTTGCCCAAAGACCGTGGGGCCGTGTTATTTCCTTCTGATTAAAGTTGGGATTTGTCAAGACCCTACAGCTTCATAGGGTTTGCATGTAAAACACACCCTGAAGCCCTGTTGGTGTTTGCCTGCGGTGAAAAAATGTTTCTGTGAAAACCACGTGGTGGGGAAGCCGGCCCCAGGCTCTCCAATTGTGTGTTGCTAATTTGGAACCTGgacctctccccctccccccagctccGAAGCAGTCTGGAAGCGGCGGCAGCGGCTTCTCCACTGCAGACTCCTGATCCATCCGGAAGGTGCGGATCC is drawn from Loxodonta africana isolate mLoxAfr1 chromosome X, mLoxAfr1.hap2, whole genome shotgun sequence and contains these coding sequences:
- the CITED1 gene encoding cbp/p300-interacting transactivator 1, translated to MPTMSRPALDVKGGTSPVKEDADEEMSSLAYPDLEVKDHKAVAILHYPGVASNGTKASEAPTSFSGSPSPMGSPTTSPTKSPPFNLHPAPHLLASMQLQKLNSQYYGMDTTPPDQPGEEGFLQNWALGALEGEEGSESPTGGQSPAIIDSDPVDEEVLMSLVVELGLDQASDLPELWLGQNEFDFTADFATGC